The Mycolicibacterium mageritense genome contains a region encoding:
- a CDS encoding FAD-dependent monooxygenase produces MHVLISGASIAGPVLAYWLTRHGIEVTVVERAPALRKTGGHAVDLFRPAMEISERMGVLPRIQEHATGTTLLTVARPWASRPARIDYLKLIGAMSDRHVEIMRDDLSEVYYDASRDSAEYVFGDHIVEIADDGEVTFAHGARRRFDVIVGADGLHSGVRQLVFGDVPERFLGGYLSVVSVPKSFAREGEMTGFYDGGRVAMVYTADHLDDARAVFIFRPRQRLDYDYRDVARQKEHLRAMFTGMSDQVGSWLDELERTPAFYFDAITQLEMAGWSRGRVTLVGDAGYCPGPAVGGSTSLAVYGAYVLADEMARAGGDYAAAFASYERAMMPAVVGSRSLARFNAKSIVPRTRWGVRALVATAQVISTLPSGVTQSLARLNTKGVRLYDTMPLPD; encoded by the coding sequence ATGCACGTCCTCATCTCAGGCGCCAGCATCGCCGGTCCCGTACTGGCTTACTGGTTGACCCGGCACGGCATCGAGGTCACCGTCGTGGAGCGTGCCCCCGCGCTGCGCAAGACCGGCGGCCATGCCGTCGACCTGTTCCGGCCGGCGATGGAGATCTCCGAACGCATGGGGGTGCTGCCCCGCATCCAGGAGCACGCAACCGGCACCACGCTGCTCACCGTCGCCCGCCCATGGGCATCCCGCCCGGCCCGCATCGACTATCTCAAGCTCATCGGGGCCATGTCGGACCGCCACGTCGAGATCATGCGCGACGACCTCAGCGAGGTCTACTACGACGCGAGCCGCGACAGTGCCGAGTACGTCTTCGGCGACCACATCGTCGAGATCGCCGACGATGGCGAGGTGACGTTCGCCCACGGCGCTCGGCGTCGGTTCGATGTGATCGTCGGCGCCGATGGCCTGCACTCCGGCGTGCGGCAACTCGTCTTCGGCGACGTTCCCGAACGCTTTCTCGGCGGCTACCTCTCGGTGGTGTCCGTTCCGAAATCCTTTGCCCGCGAAGGAGAGATGACCGGCTTTTACGATGGCGGCAGGGTCGCCATGGTCTACACGGCCGATCACCTCGACGACGCCAGGGCGGTGTTCATCTTCCGGCCGCGGCAGCGGCTGGATTACGACTACCGGGATGTCGCGCGCCAGAAGGAGCACCTGCGCGCGATGTTCACCGGGATGAGCGACCAGGTCGGCTCCTGGCTCGACGAGCTGGAGCGGACGCCGGCCTTCTACTTCGATGCCATCACGCAACTGGAAATGGCCGGCTGGTCACGCGGACGGGTCACCCTGGTGGGCGACGCGGGGTACTGCCCCGGGCCTGCCGTCGGCGGCAGCACGAGCCTTGCGGTGTACGGTGCGTATGTCCTGGCGGACGAAATGGCCCGCGCGGGTGGGGATTACGCTGCCGCATTCGCGTCCTACGAGCGCGCGATGATGCCGGCCGTGGTCGGCAGCCGGTCCCTGGCCAGGTTCAACGCGAAGTCCATCGTGCCCCGAACCCGTTGGGGCGTACGGGCATTGGTCGCCACCGCGCAAGTGATATCCACGTTGCCCTCGGGGGTGACACAGTCGCTGGCCCGGCTCAACACGAAGGGGGTCCGGCTCTACGACACCATGCCGCTGCCGGACTGA
- a CDS encoding TetR/AcrR family transcriptional regulator → MTRPGSDTRNRIQDVARELFAEKGVQRTSLQDIADRLGITKPALYYHFRSRDELVRSILTPLIDEGEEFVVGHERRRGSSRATPRELLEGYFDFHYRHRADLVLVVSELTTLADLGLVDSMLAWRARLGALVFGRRPTLTQSTRAVVAFGGLQDCCLQFPDAPYDDLRRATVDAAMAALGL, encoded by the coding sequence GTGACGAGGCCCGGTTCGGACACGCGCAACCGCATCCAGGACGTCGCACGCGAACTGTTCGCCGAGAAGGGTGTGCAGCGCACCAGCCTGCAGGACATCGCCGACCGGCTCGGCATCACCAAACCCGCGCTGTACTACCACTTTCGTTCACGGGACGAGCTTGTCCGCAGCATTCTCACTCCGCTGATCGACGAGGGTGAGGAGTTCGTCGTGGGCCACGAGCGCCGCCGGGGATCCTCGCGTGCCACGCCGCGCGAGCTACTGGAGGGCTATTTCGACTTCCATTACCGGCATCGCGCCGATCTGGTGTTGGTCGTGTCGGAGTTGACAACGCTGGCCGATCTCGGCCTGGTCGACAGCATGCTGGCGTGGCGCGCGAGGCTGGGTGCGTTGGTGTTCGGGCGTCGCCCGACGCTGACGCAGTCCACGCGGGCCGTGGTCGCGTTCGGCGGTTTGCAGGACTGCTGCCTGCAATTCCCGGACGCCCCGTACGACGATCTCCGCCGCGCCACCGTCGACGCAGCCATGGCGGCGCTCGGGCTGTGA